The DNA segment ACCCACACATACTGCCAGACTCCTTCCCTTGAAAAGGaaaaagcggggctggggatttagctcagtggtagagcgcttacctaggaagcgcaaggccctgggttcggtccccagctccgaaaaaaagaaccaaaaaaaaaaaaaaaaaaaaaaaagaaaaggaaaaagcatgCAATGGAGAGGATTTATCTGATGAATTCAAAACACTCATCAAAAGATATTGACTAAATTTAAGAGAACAGTGCACAgagtgaaaaaaaattaacaaggaAGATAATAAAAAACTGGGAAATGACTCAGGCGAGTAATTGGTATGCAAGTATGAGGCCTGGTGtctcatctgtaatcccagcatgcaaaATGGAGACAGGGCTATCTGTCTATAAGGCATATAATCAGGTTTTGCCCCCTGCTACCTTATTTTCTCATTgtaaaaaaatgcatttatttgtgtgtgtgtgcgcgcgcgtgcacatgaCAGGTGCACATGTACGGGTTATTGAACAACTTTGAAGAGTAAGTTTTTCTCTTTGCCACTAAATGGGCCCAATGGTTTGTAGCCAACTAAGCTATCTTACGGACTCTTTATTAAGCATTGCATGTTATCTTGTTACTGAGTGCAACTATGGGTAGGGAAAGTCAGTATGGTATAAGAGGTATGTAGAGTAAATTTTTATTAGAAACTGTTCATATCTTACGGGTAATAATGAAGTTTTGGTGTTTTATTACTATTCCCACTTTTCTTTTCACTCTTAGAAATCTGCAGTTCGACCTAGCCCCTCTCCGGAAAGGAGCAGCACAGGGCCAGAACTACCTGCCCCCACTCCGCTCCTTGTTGAGCAACATGGCGACTCCCCACGACCCCTTGCAGCAATCCCGTCCAGTCAGGAGCCAGTTAACCCCTCATCTGAGGCTTCCCCAACCCGGGGCTGTTCACCACCTAAGTCTCCTGAGAAACCTCCCCAGTCATCTTCCTCAGAGAGCTGCCCACCATCCCCTCAACCTACCAAACTTTCTCGGCATGCCAGCTCTTCTCCTGAAAGTCTTAAACCCACACCAGCTCCTGGGTCCCGTCGAGAGATTTCTTCTTCACCCACCTCTAAGAATCGCTCACATGGCAGAGCAAAGCGGGATAAATCTCATTCTCATACCCCTTCTCATAGAGCAGGGAGGTCTCGTAGTCCTGCCACTAAGAGAGGACGATCTCGGTCTAGAACCCCCACCAAGAGAGGTCACTCTAGGTCCCGGTCCCCTCAGTGGCGAAGGTCACGATCTGCACAGAGGTGGGGAAAATCTAGAAGTCCCCAGAGGCGTGGCCGATCAAGGTCTCCTCAGAGGCCAGGCTGGTCCAGGAGCAGAAATACCCAGAGAAGAGGCAGGTCTAGGTCAGCAAGACGAGGCAGATCACATTCTAGATCTCCAGCCACTAGGGGCAGATCCCGATCTAGAACGCCAGCTAGAAGGGGTAGGTCTCGGTCTAGAACACCTGCCAGGAGGAGATCACGATCCAGAACACCTGCCAGACGCAGGTCTCGGTCTAGAACACCAGCTCGCCGGGGCCGGTCTAGATCAAGAACACCCACTAGGCGCAGGTCTAGAACACGATCACCAGTTCGAAGGAGGTCTCGAAGTAGATCGCAAGCCAGGAGAAGTGGCAGGTCTAGGTCCAGAACACCAGCCAGGAGAAGTGGCAGGTCAAGGTCTAGAACACCAGCCAGGAGAGGGAGGTCACGGTCTAGAACGCCAGCCAGAAGAAGTGGTCGATCTCGGTCTAGAACACCAGCCAGGAGAGGGAGGTCACGGTCCAGAACGCCAGCTCGACGACGATCTCGCAGTAGAAGTCTTGTGAGACGTGGAAGATCTCACTCTAGAACACCACAAAGAAGAGGACGATCTGGCTCATCCTCAGAGAGGAAGAACAAATCTAGAACATCACAGAGGAGAAGCAGATCCAACTCAAGCCCAGAAATGAAAAAATCTCATGTTTCCTCAAGACGGAGCAGGTCTCTTTCTTCACCAAGATCCAAAGCAAAATCTTTGAGGCGAAGcctttcaggttcttctccatgtCCTAAACAAAAGTCACAGACACCAACTAGGCGAAGTCGTTCTGGTTCTTCGCCACCTAAACAGAAGTCGAAAACACCACCAAGACAGAGTCGTTCAAATTCTCCTCAGCCTAAAGTAAAATCTGGAACACCACCAAGATCAGGATCTGTAACAAACATGCAGGCTGAAGAATGCTCTACAACACCACAGAGACAGAGCCATTCTGAATCATCACCTGATGGTGAGGTGAAATCAAGGACCCCATCAAGACAAAGCTGCTCTGGGTCTTCTCCTCGAGTGAAATCTAGCACACCTCCAAGACAGAGCCCATCTAGGTCATCATCTCCACAACCCAAAGTGAAGGCAGTAATATCACCAAGACGAAGAAGCCATTCTAGCTCCTCTTCTCCAAGTCCTAGTAGAGTGACATCTAggacacctcagagaaaaagcagATCAGTATCTCCTTGCCCCAAGGTAGACTCTAGATTGTTAAGACATAGCCGTTCTAGATCCTCCTCACCAGATACCAAAATGGAACTGGGAACGCCACTGAGACACAGTCACTCAGGGTCTACATCACCGTATCCGAAAAGTATGCTCCAGACTCCACCAGATCAAAATCTTTCTGGATCAAAGTCACCCTGTCCCCAAAAGTCTAGGGATTCACCAACAGGAAGCTCTGGATCTTTTTCCCTCTGTCCAGGTGTAACCCCTAGTAGTATATTACCAGGAGAGAGCAGTTTTAGCTCCTCATTTGTGCAACAGAAAGGACAATCTCAAACTTGGCCAGACACTTCAAGTCCAGAAGTTAGGCAGATGCACTTGGAGTCTCCATCGCTGCAGAGCAAATCTCAAACATCTCCTAAGGGTGGTCTTTCCAGATCTTCATCTCCAGTAACTGAGCTGACAGCCAGATCGCCAGTAAAACAAGATAAAAGTGAACTATCAACAGATCCAAAGTTGAAGTCAGGAATGTCTCCTGAGCAAAATAAGACTAAACCTGACTCTAGCCTATATCCTTTAGTAGACTCTAAATCTCTTCTGGTACAGAGCAGATTGGAGCCTTCTGAATTAAAAGAGAGACTAGGTTTAATTGAAGAGGATGTTGCATCATCGTGTGTACTAAGAGACAAATTTAGTCCTACACAGGATAGGCCTGAGTCCTCCACAGTGCTGAAGGACACACCTAGAGTACTGTTAAAAGAAAGAAGTGGAGCTGGGTCACCTCCAGGCACAAGAGACCAAAAAATTTTGTTGCCTAATTCAAGTCAAGATGAattaatggaagtagaaaaatCTGAGCAACCTTTAAGCCAAGTTCTACCCACTTTATCTCCAGAACATAAAGAAATGTCTGCAAGTAACTTTGAGTCATCTCCTGAAATAGAAGAAAGCCCTGCTGTATTGTCTACACTTGATCAAAGCCAGTCACAGCCTTCAAAAGCAGCAGAAATCCCTGCAGTAGCTTCATGTTGGGTTGGGCCACAAGTTTCTCCAGAACATAAAGAACTATCTCATTCTCCCCCCAGGGACAATAGCTTTGAGTCATTAGAGTTTAGAAACTCAGGCCCTGTTTTAGAAGTAAATACTGATTTTTCTCCTGAGGTTAAAGAAGAATTGAATGGACCATTCCTTAATCAAACAGAAACAGATCCATCTCTGGACATGAAAGAACAGTCAACAAGGTCCTCCAGGCGCAGCAGTTCTGAGTTATCCCCAGAAATAGTGGAAAAGGTAGGAATATTTTCAAGTCAGAGTGTATCTTCACCCCTACTTGAGACTGTACAACAAAGAACACCTTCCAGAGAAAGAAGTAGTTCTGTGTCTTCTCCTGAACTGAAAGATGGTTTACCCAGAACCCCATCTAGGAGAAGCCGGTCTGGGTCTTCTCCAAGACTTAGAGATGGGTCTGGGACTCCTTCTAGGCATAGCCTATCTGGATCCTCTCCTGGGATCAAAGAAACACCTCAAACCCCATCCAGGGGACGAAGTGAATGTGACTCTTCTCCAGAACCTAAAGCATTGCCTCAGACTCCTAGAGCCCGAAGTCATTCTCCATCGTCCCCAGAACGTAATAACAAGAGTGTCACccctcagagagaaagaagtgGGTCAGAGTCATCAGTAGAACAGAAAACTCTGACTAGGACCTCCCCTGGGCAAAGAAGTCGATCTGGGTCTTCCCAAGAGCTTGATGGAAAACCCAGTGTGTCCCcacaagaaagaagtgagtcaGACTCTTCTCCAGATTCTAAACCCAAGGCTCGAACTCCTCTCAGACAGAGAAGCCACTCCGGATCATCTCCAGAGGTTGACAGCAAATCTCGACACTCTCCTAGGCTCAGTAGGTCTGGCTCATCTcctgaaatgaaagaaaagtcaagagtgctacagagggctcAAAGCGGTACTGATTCTTCTCCTGAACACAAGATACCTGCTCCTCGGGCCCTGCCCAGGCGTAGTAGATCAGGTTCATCAAGCAAAGAGAGAGGCCCTTCCCCTGAAGGAAGCAGTAGTTCTGAGTCTTCTCCAGAGCATCCCCCCAAATCCAGAACTGCTCGAAGAGGCTCCAGGTCCTCAGTGGAGCCAAAGACAAAGTCCCGCACGCCACCTCGACGCCGGAGTTCTCGCTCATCTCCTGAGCTAACCAGGAAGGCTAGAGTCTCTCGAAGAAGCCGGTCTGCCTCCTCATCACCAGAAACCCGTTCTAGAACTCCACCAAGACGCAGAAGAAGTCCTTCAGTATCTTCACCAGAGCCAACTGAAAAGTCAAGGTCTTCAAGGAGGAGGCGCTCAGTTTCTTCTCCCCGTAACAAGACAACTTCAAGGAGAGGCCGGTCTCCTTCACCCAAACCTCGTGGACTCCAAAGATCCCGATCCCGCTCACGTAGAGAGAAAACCAGAACAACCCGACGTCGAGATAGATCTGGATCATCTCAGTCAACATCACGAAGAAGACAGAGGAGCCGGTCTAGGTCACGGGTTACTCGGAGACGGAGGGGTGGCTCTGGTTACCATTCAAGATCACCTACAAGACAGGAAAGTTCCCGAACCTCCTCTAGACGCAGAAGAGGCCGCTCCCGTACACCCCTGACCAGTCGGAAGCGATCTCGATCACGCACATCACCAGCTCCTTGGAAGCGCTCTAGATCTCGAGCCTCACCAGCTACTCATCGGCGATCCAGGTCCAGAACACCCCTGATCAGCCGACGTCGATCCAGATCTCGTACCTCACCCGTGAGTAGGAGACGGTCAAGGTCAGTGAATAGGCGTAGATCTCGATCAAGAGCATCTCCAGTGAGTCGAAGGCGATCCAGGTCCAGAACACCACCAGTAACTCGTCGTCGTTCAAGGTCCAGGACACCAACAACTCGCCGTCGCTCTCGTTCTAGAACTCCACCAGTGACTCGCAGAAGATCCAGATCCAGGAGTCCACCAGTAACCAGGAGACGATCTAGAAGCAGAACTTCACCTGTTACAAGAAGAAGATCAAGATCCAGGACATCCCCAGTCACCCGGAGAAGATCGAGGTCTCGAACATCTCCAGTCACCCGTAGGCGGTCCCGTTCCCGAACCTCTCCAGTGA comes from the Rattus norvegicus strain BN/NHsdMcwi chromosome 10, GRCr8, whole genome shotgun sequence genome and includes:
- the Srrm2 gene encoding serine/arginine repetitive matrix protein 2 isoform X1, with protein sequence MYNGIGLPTPRGSGTNGYVQRNLSLVRGRRGERPDYKGEEELRRLEAALVKRPNPDILDHERKRRVELRCLELEEMMEEQGYEEQQIQEKVATFRLMLLEKDVNPGGKEETPGQRPVVTETHQLAELNEKKNERLRAAFGISDSYVDGSSFDPQRRAREAKQTAPEPPKPYSLVRETSSSRSPTPKQKKKKKKKDRGRRSESSSPRRERKKSSKKKKHRSESESKKRKHRSPTPKSKRKSKDKKRKRSRSTTPAPKSRRAHRSTSADSASSSDTSRSRSRSAAAKIHTTSLTGQSPPLASGHQGEVDAPSEPGATNIQQPSSPDPSTKQSSSPYEDKDKKEKSAVRPSPSPERSSTGPELPAPTPLLVEQHGDSPRPLAAIPSSQEPVNPSSEASPTRGCSPPKSPEKPPQSSSSESCPPSPQPTKLSRHASSSPESLKPTPAPGSRREISSSPTSKNRSHGRAKRDKSHSHTPSHRAGRSRSPATKRGRSRSRTPTKRGHSRSRSPQWRRSRSAQRWGKSRSPQRRGRSRSPQRPGWSRSRNTQRRGRSRSARRGRSHSRSPATRGRSRSRTPARRGRSRSRTPARRRSRSRTPARRRSRSRTPARRGRSRSRTPTRRRSRTRSPVRRRSRSRSQARRSGRSRSRTPARRSGRSRSRTPARRGRSRSRTPARRSGRSRSRTPARRGRSRSRTPARRRSRSRSLVRRGRSHSRTPQRRGRSGSSSERKNKSRTSQRRSRSNSSPEMKKSHVSSRRSRSLSSPRSKAKSLRRSLSGSSPCPKQKSQTPTRRSRSGSSPPKQKSKTPPRQSRSNSPQPKVKSGTPPRSGSVTNMQAEECSTTPQRQSHSESSPDGEVKSRTPSRQSCSGSSPRVKSSTPPRQSPSRSSSPQPKVKAVISPRRRSHSSSSSPSPSRVTSRTPQRKSRSVSPCPKVDSRLLRHSRSRSSSPDTKMELGTPLRHSHSGSTSPYPKSMLQTPPDQNLSGSKSPCPQKSRDSPTGSSGSFSLCPGVTPSSILPGESSFSSSFVQQKGQSQTWPDTSSPEVRQMHLESPSLQSKSQTSPKGGLSRSSSPVTELTARSPVKQDKSELSTDPKLKSGMSPEQNKTKPDSSLYPLVDSKSLLVQSRLEPSELKERLGLIEEDVASSCVLRDKFSPTQDRPESSTVLKDTPRVLLKERSGAGSPPGTRDQKILLPNSSQDELMEVEKSEQPLSQVLPTLSPEHKEMSASNFESSPEIEESPAVLSTLDQSQSQPSKAAEIPAVASCWVGPQVSPEHKELSHSPPRDNSFESLEFRNSGPVLEVNTDFSPEVKEELNGPFLNQTETDPSLDMKEQSTRSSRRSSSELSPEIVEKVGIFSSQSVSSPLLETVQQRTPSRERSSSVSSPELKDGLPRTPSRRSRSGSSPRLRDGSGTPSRHSLSGSSPGIKETPQTPSRGRSECDSSPEPKALPQTPRARSHSPSSPERNNKSVTPQRERSGSESSVEQKTLTRTSPGQRSRSGSSQELDGKPSVSPQERSESDSSPDSKPKARTPLRQRSHSGSSPEVDSKSRHSPRLSRSGSSPEMKEKSRVLQRAQSGTDSSPEHKIPAPRALPRRSRSGSSSKERGPSPEGSSSSESSPEHPPKSRTARRGSRSSVEPKTKSRTPPRRRSSRSSPELTRKARVSRRSRSASSSPETRSRTPPRRRRSPSVSSPEPTEKSRSSRRRRSVSSPRNKTTSRRGRSPSPKPRGLQRSRSRSRREKTRTTRRRDRSGSSQSTSRRRQRSRSRSRVTRRRRGGSGYHSRSPTRQESSRTSSRRRRGRSRTPLTSRKRSRSRTSPAPWKRSRSRASPATHRRSRSRTPLISRRRSRSRTSPVSRRRSRSVNRRRSRSRASPVSRRRSRSRTPPVTRRRSRSRTPTTRRRSRSRTPPVTRRRSRSRSPPVTRRRSRSRTSPVTRRRSRSRTSPVTRRRSRSRTSPVTRRRSRSRTSPVTRRRSRSRTPPAIRRRSRSRTPLLPRKRSRSRSPLAIRRRSRSRTPRAARGKRSLTRSPPAIRRRSASGSSSDRSRSATPPATRNHSGSRTPPVALSSSRMSCFSRPSMSPTPLDRCRSPGMLEPLGSARTPMSVLQQTGGSMMDGPGPRIPDHPRSSVPENHAQSRIALALTAISLGTARPPPSMSAAGLAARMSQVPAPVPLMSLRTAPAANLASRIPAASAAAMNLASARTSAIPASVNLADSRTPAAAAAMNLASPRTAVAPSAVNLADPRTPAASAVNLAGARTPAALAALSLTGSGTPPTAGNYPSSSRTPQAPTPANLVGPRSAHGTAPVNIAGSRTPAALAPTNLSSSRMAPALSGANLTSPRVPLSAYERVSGRTSPLLLDRARSRTPPSAPSQSRMTSERERAPSPASRMVQAPSQSLLPPAQDRPRSPVPSAFSDQSRSIAQTTPVAGSQSLSSGTVAKSTSSASDHNGMLSGPAPGVSHAEGGEPHASTGAQQPSALAVLQPAKERRSSSSSSSSSSSSSSSSSSSSSSSSSGSSSSDSEGSSLPAQPEVALKRVPSPTPVPKEAVREGRPQEPTPAKRKRRSSSSSSSSSSSSSSSSSSSSSSSSSSSSSSSSSSSSSSSSSSPSPAKPGPQALPKPASPKKPPPGERRSRSPRKPIDSLRDSRSLSYSPVERRQPSPQPSPRDQQSSERVSWRGQRGDSHSPGHKRRKETPSPRSNRHRSSRSP
- the Srrm2 gene encoding serine/arginine repetitive matrix protein 2 isoform X2, yielding MYNGIGLPTPRGSGTNGYVQRNLSLVRGRRGERPDYKGEEELRRLEAALVKRPNPDILDHERKRRVELRCLELEEMMEEQGYEEQQIQEKVATFRLMLLEKDVNPGGKEETPGQRPVVTETHQLAELNEKKNERLRAAFGISDSYVDGSSFDPQRRAREAKQTAPEPPKPYSLVRETSSSRSPTPKQKKKKKKKDRGRSESSSPRRERKKSSKKKKHRSESESKKRKHRSPTPKSKRKSKDKKRKRSRSTTPAPKSRRAHRSTSADSASSSDTSRSRSRSAAAKIHTTSLTGQSPPLASGHQGEVDAPSEPGATNIQQPSSPDPSTKQSSSPYEDKDKKEKSAVRPSPSPERSSTGPELPAPTPLLVEQHGDSPRPLAAIPSSQEPVNPSSEASPTRGCSPPKSPEKPPQSSSSESCPPSPQPTKLSRHASSSPESLKPTPAPGSRREISSSPTSKNRSHGRAKRDKSHSHTPSHRAGRSRSPATKRGRSRSRTPTKRGHSRSRSPQWRRSRSAQRWGKSRSPQRRGRSRSPQRPGWSRSRNTQRRGRSRSARRGRSHSRSPATRGRSRSRTPARRGRSRSRTPARRRSRSRTPARRRSRSRTPARRGRSRSRTPTRRRSRTRSPVRRRSRSRSQARRSGRSRSRTPARRSGRSRSRTPARRGRSRSRTPARRSGRSRSRTPARRGRSRSRTPARRRSRSRSLVRRGRSHSRTPQRRGRSGSSSERKNKSRTSQRRSRSNSSPEMKKSHVSSRRSRSLSSPRSKAKSLRRSLSGSSPCPKQKSQTPTRRSRSGSSPPKQKSKTPPRQSRSNSPQPKVKSGTPPRSGSVTNMQAEECSTTPQRQSHSESSPDGEVKSRTPSRQSCSGSSPRVKSSTPPRQSPSRSSSPQPKVKAVISPRRRSHSSSSSPSPSRVTSRTPQRKSRSVSPCPKVDSRLLRHSRSRSSSPDTKMELGTPLRHSHSGSTSPYPKSMLQTPPDQNLSGSKSPCPQKSRDSPTGSSGSFSLCPGVTPSSILPGESSFSSSFVQQKGQSQTWPDTSSPEVRQMHLESPSLQSKSQTSPKGGLSRSSSPVTELTARSPVKQDKSELSTDPKLKSGMSPEQNKTKPDSSLYPLVDSKSLLVQSRLEPSELKERLGLIEEDVASSCVLRDKFSPTQDRPESSTVLKDTPRVLLKERSGAGSPPGTRDQKILLPNSSQDELMEVEKSEQPLSQVLPTLSPEHKEMSASNFESSPEIEESPAVLSTLDQSQSQPSKAAEIPAVASCWVGPQVSPEHKELSHSPPRDNSFESLEFRNSGPVLEVNTDFSPEVKEELNGPFLNQTETDPSLDMKEQSTRSSRRSSSELSPEIVEKVGIFSSQSVSSPLLETVQQRTPSRERSSSVSSPELKDGLPRTPSRRSRSGSSPRLRDGSGTPSRHSLSGSSPGIKETPQTPSRGRSECDSSPEPKALPQTPRARSHSPSSPERNNKSVTPQRERSGSESSVEQKTLTRTSPGQRSRSGSSQELDGKPSVSPQERSESDSSPDSKPKARTPLRQRSHSGSSPEVDSKSRHSPRLSRSGSSPEMKEKSRVLQRAQSGTDSSPEHKIPAPRALPRRSRSGSSSKERGPSPEGSSSSESSPEHPPKSRTARRGSRSSVEPKTKSRTPPRRRSSRSSPELTRKARVSRRSRSASSSPETRSRTPPRRRRSPSVSSPEPTEKSRSSRRRRSVSSPRNKTTSRRGRSPSPKPRGLQRSRSRSRREKTRTTRRRDRSGSSQSTSRRRQRSRSRSRVTRRRRGGSGYHSRSPTRQESSRTSSRRRRGRSRTPLTSRKRSRSRTSPAPWKRSRSRASPATHRRSRSRTPLISRRRSRSRTSPVSRRRSRSVNRRRSRSRASPVSRRRSRSRTPPVTRRRSRSRTPTTRRRSRSRTPPVTRRRSRSRSPPVTRRRSRSRTSPVTRRRSRSRTSPVTRRRSRSRTSPVTRRRSRSRTSPVTRRRSRSRTPPAIRRRSRSRTPLLPRKRSRSRSPLAIRRRSRSRTPRAARGKRSLTRSPPAIRRRSASGSSSDRSRSATPPATRNHSGSRTPPVALSSSRMSCFSRPSMSPTPLDRCRSPGMLEPLGSARTPMSVLQQTGGSMMDGPGPRIPDHPRSSVPENHAQSRIALALTAISLGTARPPPSMSAAGLAARMSQVPAPVPLMSLRTAPAANLASRIPAASAAAMNLASARTSAIPASVNLADSRTPAAAAAMNLASPRTAVAPSAVNLADPRTPAASAVNLAGARTPAALAALSLTGSGTPPTAGNYPSSSRTPQAPTPANLVGPRSAHGTAPVNIAGSRTPAALAPTNLSSSRMAPALSGANLTSPRVPLSAYERVSGRTSPLLLDRARSRTPPSAPSQSRMTSERERAPSPASRMVQAPSQSLLPPAQDRPRSPVPSAFSDQSRSIAQTTPVAGSQSLSSGTVAKSTSSASDHNGMLSGPAPGVSHAEGGEPHASTGAQQPSALAVLQPAKERRSSSSSSSSSSSSSSSSSSSSSSSSSGSSSSDSEGSSLPAQPEVALKRVPSPTPVPKEAVREGRPQEPTPAKRKRRSSSSSSSSSSSSSSSSSSSSSSSSSSSSSSSSSSSSSSSSSSPSPAKPGPQALPKPASPKKPPPGERRSRSPRKPIDSLRDSRSLSYSPVERRQPSPQPSPRDQQSSERVSWRGQRGDSHSPGHKRRKETPSPRSNRHRSSRSP